A genome region from Kaistia algarum includes the following:
- the plsX gene encoding phosphate acyltransferase PlsX, giving the protein MVRIAIDAMGGDNGPSTVLAGSDIALVRRPDLLFHLFGEAAVVLPLLEAYPKVKAASTFTHCEITVQMDDKPSQALRKGRWKSSMWRALEAVKKGDADVALSAGNTGALMAMSKFCLRTMAGIERPALAALWPTIRGESVVLDVGATINADAQQLIDFAMMGGAMARALLDVERPTVGLLNIGVEEMKGLEEIRVAGQLLKEANLQQLEYVGFVEGDDIGRGTVDVVVTEAFAGNIALKTAEGTARQIGSYLRDAMSRTLLGRLGYLLARGAFRELRHKLDPRASNGGVLLGLNGIVIKSHGGTDGVGFANAIEVGYSMAKNGLLAKIEQDLGDYHRASFARDVTVTADEGVS; this is encoded by the coding sequence ATGGTTAGAATCGCGATCGACGCCATGGGCGGCGACAATGGACCGTCGACGGTCCTCGCCGGATCGGACATCGCCCTGGTGCGGCGCCCGGACCTCCTCTTCCATCTTTTCGGCGAGGCGGCGGTCGTCCTGCCGCTTCTGGAAGCCTATCCGAAGGTGAAGGCCGCTTCGACCTTCACGCATTGCGAAATCACCGTCCAGATGGACGACAAGCCGAGCCAGGCCCTTCGCAAGGGGCGCTGGAAGTCGAGCATGTGGCGCGCGCTGGAAGCCGTGAAGAAGGGCGATGCGGACGTCGCGCTATCGGCCGGCAATACTGGCGCCCTGATGGCGATGTCGAAATTCTGCCTGCGCACCATGGCCGGCATCGAACGGCCAGCGCTCGCGGCGCTCTGGCCGACGATACGCGGCGAGAGCGTCGTGCTCGATGTCGGCGCGACGATCAATGCCGACGCCCAGCAACTCATCGACTTCGCCATGATGGGCGGCGCGATGGCGCGCGCGCTTCTCGACGTCGAACGGCCGACCGTCGGCCTGCTCAATATCGGCGTGGAAGAGATGAAGGGCCTTGAGGAGATTCGCGTCGCGGGACAACTCCTCAAGGAAGCGAATCTCCAGCAGCTCGAATATGTCGGCTTCGTCGAGGGCGATGATATTGGCCGGGGCACGGTCGACGTCGTCGTGACCGAGGCCTTCGCCGGCAACATCGCGCTCAAGACAGCCGAGGGAACCGCCCGCCAGATCGGTTCCTATCTGCGCGATGCGATGAGCCGCACGCTGCTCGGGCGTCTCGGCTATCTGCTGGCCCGCGGCGCCTTCCGCGAGCTTCGCCACAAGCTCGATCCCCGCGCCTCCAATGGCGGCGTGCTGCTCGGACTGAATGGCATCGTCATCAAGAGCCATGGCGGAACGGACGGTGTCGGCTTCGCGAATGCCATCGAAGTCGGCTACAGCATGGCGAAGAACGGCCTCCTGGCCAAGATTGAACAGGATCTCGGCGACTATCACCGCGCCAGCTTCGCGCGGGATGTGACCGTGACCGCGGACGAAGGTGTGTCGTGA
- a CDS encoding sodium-translocating pyrophosphatase, translating to MIYLIILCALIALAYGAWATRSVLAADAGSARMQEIAAAIREGASAYLRRQYLTITVVGVVMFIIIWLLLSLSVAIGFAIGAILSGLAGFVGMNVSVRANVRTAQAATKSLGEGLEIAFKSGAITGMLVAGLALLGVAVYYWILTGFAGYAPNDRAVIDAMVALGFGASLISIFARLGGGIFTKGADVGGDLVGKVEAGIPEDDPRNPATIADNVGDNVGDCAGMAADLFETYAVTLVATMVLSAIFFVGSPNLPNIMLYPLGIGAACILTSIAGTFFVKLGANQSIMGALYKGFIASALLSIVGLAVATQLLVGWGEIGTVGGTSITGLNLFFCGLAGLAVTGGIVWITEYYTGIGYRPVRSISQASVTGHGTNVIQGLAVSLEATAVPTLIIVLGIIVTYSLAGLFGTAIAVSTMLGLAGMVVALDAFGPVTDNAGGIAEMAGLPKEVRKSTDALDAVGNTTKAVTKGYAIGSAGLGALVLFAAYNYDLSYFIAEANKEGATAFQYFKGIIPDFTLSNPYVVVGLLLGGLIPYIFGGITMTAVGRAAGAIVEEVRRQFREKPGIMAGTDKPDYGKAVDILTKAAIREMVVPSLLPVLAPIVVYFVIYWIAGKSEAFSAVGAMLLGVIVTGLFVAISMTSGGGAWDNAKKSFEDGFTDANGVTHYKGSDAHKASVTGDTVGDPYKDTAGPAVNPAIKITNIVALLLLAVLAHH from the coding sequence GTGATCTATTTGATAATATTGTGTGCGTTGATAGCACTCGCCTATGGCGCATGGGCGACGCGATCCGTGCTCGCCGCGGATGCGGGCTCGGCGCGAATGCAGGAGATCGCCGCGGCGATTCGCGAGGGGGCGAGCGCCTATCTCAGGCGGCAATATCTGACGATTACCGTCGTCGGCGTCGTCATGTTCATCATCATCTGGCTGCTTCTGTCGCTCTCCGTCGCGATCGGCTTTGCCATTGGCGCCATCCTCTCCGGGCTGGCCGGCTTCGTGGGCATGAATGTCTCGGTGCGAGCCAATGTGCGCACGGCCCAGGCAGCGACCAAGAGCCTCGGTGAGGGGCTCGAGATCGCCTTCAAGTCGGGCGCCATCACCGGCATGCTGGTCGCCGGCCTCGCCCTCCTCGGCGTCGCCGTCTACTACTGGATCCTGACCGGTTTCGCCGGCTATGCGCCGAATGACCGCGCCGTCATCGACGCCATGGTCGCGCTTGGCTTCGGCGCGTCGCTGATTTCGATCTTCGCCCGCCTCGGCGGCGGCATCTTCACCAAGGGCGCCGACGTCGGCGGCGATCTCGTCGGCAAGGTCGAGGCCGGCATTCCGGAGGATGATCCCCGCAACCCCGCCACGATCGCCGATAATGTCGGCGACAATGTCGGCGACTGCGCCGGCATGGCCGCCGACCTGTTCGAGACCTATGCCGTGACGCTGGTCGCTACCATGGTGCTCTCGGCGATCTTCTTCGTCGGCTCGCCGAACCTGCCGAACATCATGCTCTATCCGCTCGGCATCGGCGCCGCGTGCATCCTGACCTCGATTGCCGGCACGTTCTTCGTGAAGCTCGGCGCCAACCAGTCGATCATGGGCGCGCTCTATAAGGGCTTCATCGCCTCGGCGCTGCTGTCGATCGTCGGCCTTGCCGTGGCAACGCAGCTGCTCGTCGGCTGGGGCGAGATCGGCACGGTCGGCGGCACGTCGATCACCGGCCTCAACCTGTTCTTCTGCGGTCTCGCCGGCCTCGCCGTCACCGGCGGCATCGTCTGGATCACGGAATACTATACCGGCATCGGCTATCGGCCGGTCCGCTCCATCAGCCAGGCCTCCGTCACCGGCCACGGCACCAACGTCATCCAGGGTCTGGCTGTCTCTCTGGAGGCGACGGCGGTGCCGACGCTCATCATCGTCCTCGGCATCATCGTGACCTATTCGCTCGCCGGCCTGTTCGGCACGGCGATCGCCGTCTCGACCATGCTGGGCCTCGCCGGCATGGTGGTGGCGCTCGACGCCTTCGGGCCGGTCACCGACAATGCGGGCGGCATTGCCGAGATGGCAGGCCTGCCGAAGGAGGTCCGCAAGTCGACGGATGCGCTCGATGCGGTCGGCAACACGACCAAGGCCGTCACCAAGGGTTATGCCATTGGCTCGGCCGGCCTCGGCGCGCTCGTGCTGTTCGCCGCTTACAACTACGACCTCTCCTATTTCATCGCCGAGGCGAACAAGGAGGGGGCGACGGCGTTCCAGTACTTCAAGGGCATCATACCGGACTTCACGCTGTCCAATCCCTATGTCGTGGTCGGGCTGCTGCTGGGCGGCCTGATCCCCTACATCTTCGGCGGCATCACCATGACGGCCGTCGGCCGCGCGGCCGGCGCGATCGTCGAGGAGGTTCGTCGCCAGTTTCGGGAGAAGCCGGGGATCATGGCGGGTACCGACAAGCCAGACTATGGCAAGGCGGTGGACATCCTGACCAAAGCCGCCATCCGCGAGATGGTGGTTCCCTCGTTGCTGCCGGTGCTGGCGCCGATCGTCGTCTATTTCGTGATCTACTGGATCGCGGGAAAGAGCGAGGCGTTCTCGGCCGTCGGCGCGATGCTGCTCGGCGTTATCGTCACCGGCCTCTTCGTCGCGATCTCGATGACCTCGGGCGGCGGCGCCTGGGACAATGCTAAAAAGTCGTTCGAAGACGGCTTCACCGATGCCAACGGCGTCACCCACTACAAGGGCTCCGACGCGCACAAGGCGTCGGTGACGGGCGATACCGTCGGCGACCCCTACAAGGATACGGCGGGTCCGGCGGTCAATCCGGCGATCAAGATCACCAATATCGTCGCGCTGTTGCTGCTGGCCGTGCTGGCGCATCACTGA
- a CDS encoding ubiquinol-cytochrome C chaperone family protein translates to MFPRLFARRRNNESIAYSLYGAIVAQARQPALYSVFGVPDTVDGRFDMIVLHAFLFLHRLKSATEDQRQIGQAVFDVFLADMDRNLREMGVGDFGVPKKLNKMAESFYGRVGAYDSAIDAADDAGLAEAIERNVFPGSDGQGHAAHLAQYVRVASAALAELPIDDILGGRIAFPDPGEAGRQAAA, encoded by the coding sequence ATGTTTCCACGCCTGTTCGCCCGTCGGCGCAACAACGAATCCATTGCATATTCGCTTTACGGCGCGATCGTGGCGCAAGCGCGTCAACCGGCGCTCTATAGCGTTTTTGGCGTGCCGGACACGGTCGATGGCCGTTTCGACATGATCGTGCTGCACGCATTCCTGTTCCTGCATCGATTGAAGTCGGCAACCGAAGACCAGCGCCAGATCGGCCAGGCCGTGTTCGATGTCTTCCTAGCGGACATGGACCGGAACTTGCGGGAAATGGGCGTCGGCGATTTCGGCGTGCCGAAGAAGCTCAACAAGATGGCCGAGTCCTTTTACGGCCGGGTTGGTGCGTATGATTCGGCAATCGACGCGGCGGATGATGCGGGGCTGGCAGAAGCGATCGAGCGGAACGTCTTTCCCGGTTCGGACGGTCAGGGGCACGCAGCCCATCTCGCCCAGTATGTGCGCGTTGCGTCGGCCGCCCTTGCGGAACTGCCGATAGACGACATTCTGGGTGGGCGGATCGCGTTTCCCGATCCCGGCGAGGCTGGACGGCAGGCGGCGGCATGA
- a CDS encoding outer membrane protein assembly factor BamE, producing the protein MLFGVSARKPGTGVTARHVGAGMLLLAAVTSLSGCGSNGIIKSNVVGGLNETYHAGFVMPDNGLEQIPIGASRDQVQIVLGSPSTTADFGGEVWYYISQTRTRKVLFANQKIVEQRVLAIYFDKKNNIERIGNYGLKDGKVFDFVSQTTPTGGKDQGFLEQILTGALNVGSPLGG; encoded by the coding sequence ATGCTATTTGGCGTATCGGCCCGGAAGCCCGGCACCGGCGTGACGGCGCGACATGTCGGGGCCGGCATGCTGCTCCTTGCGGCTGTCACATCGCTTTCGGGATGCGGCTCCAACGGCATCATCAAGTCCAATGTCGTCGGCGGATTGAACGAGACCTACCATGCGGGCTTCGTCATGCCCGATAACGGCCTGGAGCAGATACCGATCGGCGCCAGCCGCGACCAGGTGCAGATCGTGCTCGGCTCGCCCTCGACGACAGCCGATTTCGGCGGCGAGGTCTGGTATTACATCAGCCAGACCCGTACGCGGAAGGTGCTCTTCGCCAACCAGAAGATCGTCGAACAGCGCGTTCTCGCCATCTATTTCGACAAGAAAAACAATATCGAGCGCATCGGGAATTACGGCCTGAAGGACGGCAAGGTCTTCGACTTCGTTTCGCAGACGACGCCGACCGGCGGCAAGGACCAGGGCTTCCTGGAGCAGATCCTCACCGGCGCCCTCAATGTCGGAAGCCCGCTCGGCGGCTGA
- a CDS encoding tetratricopeptide repeat protein, whose translation MPAIRFMLVLLAAMAFSGPATAGVDAIPKEACANGAGCVDAEGRRPLGSGAWTGMPIRPGQDPLSLDIAERRITELDAQIAEMPGDEFLRAERAGILAPLGRLDPALADYDEAIRLNPAMPEFYVGRALARWDAGKLEGAAEDLGALIKINPLNAWAYRNRGDLWRQLGRRGAAFKDYTAAIEIEPRDRDSYFGRGNLQFEAGSFEAAIADYTEAIRTNSSDPVAYYNRALAYKRLDRFDDARLDADAAVRLLPTAADTLDLRAAIASDQKDFAAAIRDGETLRALGNEALGLYNLGVANYRNGAAGTAVEMLLKVRDLGFDRFDLDGYIGLSLRDVRRLEEAVTAFDRAVAADPSYSDFIRWRGETKYDLGKYDEALADFDQFILADPSNPEAFIRRGTALRRLNQFDTAMDAFDTAIALDPSSVGAIVGRARTMVILDRNADAVRDFDAALALTPDDAAIQYERAVALDFLDDKPEAMAGYNRVLELNPDFVAALADRCDLKGRLGEAKSGLVDCEQALRRDPRNFSALRARADIRVRQDEFAAAIQDYSAALSVTLDPSTLVDRCKAYREADELRLSLADCTWAIWLNPREADSYTQRGRTLLWLDRYREAISDFDRSLAINPDDSWTNYHRARALDLLGDQKAALAAFDRAIALNPKPASPYALRCNLRARLGETDTAISDCDRALEIDPKSTTALDSRGQILATERRYDEAIRDFTSVIDIKGGGPAYLARCDAYQQKGDLESARADCRNALEIDPNDATAHETMADVLVKLGLYSSATDEYRLAIELDPDNADLYVARAHAFIKTGRPEMAVDDAMEAIKIDPNNATAHNNLGAALEQLDRIDEAFEEYERAIKLDPGDSLPLMNRSDVYRKRGELDLALVDLDHAIGMDSDNTDLLLSRAWVFRLKDQFQQALADTDRAIAIDGNNSWAYFERGASLEGLERPDDAAVAYDRAIEIDPDYVAALRNRGNLRGRLGDLPAALADLDLAIAKDPEDGTAYAFRCWARFSAYRHTEALADCEHAITIDPNNAEAQYGRALTLLSLDQFEEAYASVDDAIRLDPNAPQPRLLRLVLSIIMADWTTAGFDAIHLLTVRTGNVGKG comes from the coding sequence ATGCCCGCGATACGCTTTATGCTCGTCCTGCTCGCGGCGATGGCCTTCAGTGGCCCAGCGACAGCGGGTGTCGATGCCATTCCAAAGGAGGCCTGCGCCAACGGCGCTGGCTGCGTCGACGCCGAAGGCCGCCGTCCGCTTGGAAGCGGCGCCTGGACAGGAATGCCGATTCGGCCCGGACAGGACCCGCTTTCGCTCGATATCGCCGAACGCCGCATCACCGAACTCGACGCACAGATCGCCGAAATGCCGGGGGATGAGTTTCTGCGCGCTGAACGTGCCGGGATCCTTGCACCGCTTGGCCGCCTCGACCCAGCCCTTGCCGACTATGACGAGGCGATCCGGCTCAATCCGGCGATGCCGGAATTCTATGTCGGCCGCGCGCTGGCCCGCTGGGACGCTGGCAAACTCGAGGGAGCGGCGGAAGATCTCGGCGCGCTCATCAAGATCAACCCACTGAATGCCTGGGCCTATCGCAATCGCGGCGATCTCTGGCGCCAGCTCGGCAGAAGGGGCGCCGCGTTCAAGGACTATACCGCTGCGATCGAAATCGAGCCGCGGGACAGGGACAGCTATTTCGGGCGAGGCAATCTGCAGTTCGAGGCCGGGTCTTTCGAAGCGGCCATCGCCGACTACACGGAAGCCATCCGGACGAACAGCTCCGACCCTGTCGCCTACTATAATCGCGCTCTCGCCTATAAGCGGCTGGACCGATTCGACGATGCCCGACTCGACGCAGACGCCGCGGTACGTCTCCTTCCCACTGCCGCCGATACACTCGATCTGCGTGCAGCTATCGCCAGCGACCAGAAGGACTTCGCCGCTGCCATCCGCGACGGCGAGACCTTGCGAGCCTTGGGGAACGAGGCACTCGGCCTTTACAATTTGGGCGTCGCCAACTACCGGAACGGCGCTGCCGGAACCGCTGTCGAGATGTTGTTGAAGGTCCGGGACCTAGGGTTCGATCGGTTCGATCTCGACGGTTATATCGGTCTCTCGCTGCGAGACGTCCGCCGGCTAGAAGAGGCCGTGACGGCGTTCGACCGGGCGGTGGCGGCGGACCCCTCCTATTCAGATTTCATTCGTTGGCGCGGCGAGACGAAGTATGACCTCGGAAAATACGATGAAGCTCTCGCCGACTTCGACCAGTTCATCCTTGCCGATCCGTCGAACCCCGAGGCCTTCATTCGCCGGGGCACCGCCCTCCGCCGCCTCAATCAATTCGACACGGCAATGGACGCTTTCGACACCGCCATCGCTCTGGATCCGAGTTCGGTCGGTGCCATCGTGGGGCGCGCCCGCACAATGGTTATCCTGGATCGCAATGCAGATGCCGTTCGGGACTTCGACGCGGCCCTGGCGCTCACGCCTGACGATGCCGCTATCCAGTATGAGCGCGCCGTCGCTCTGGACTTTCTTGATGACAAACCCGAAGCAATGGCCGGCTATAATAGGGTGCTCGAACTCAACCCGGATTTCGTCGCGGCCCTTGCCGACCGCTGTGACCTGAAGGGCCGTCTCGGCGAGGCCAAATCGGGACTTGTCGATTGCGAGCAGGCGCTTCGACGGGATCCGCGAAACTTCAGTGCCCTGCGAGCTCGCGCCGATATTCGGGTTCGACAGGATGAATTCGCCGCCGCCATTCAGGACTACAGCGCCGCTCTTAGCGTGACGCTGGATCCGTCAACCTTGGTGGACCGCTGCAAGGCCTATCGCGAAGCCGATGAACTCAGACTGTCCCTGGCCGATTGCACATGGGCCATCTGGCTGAACCCCCGCGAAGCGGACAGCTATACGCAACGCGGACGAACGCTGCTGTGGCTCGACCGCTATCGCGAAGCGATTTCGGACTTCGACCGCTCGCTCGCGATCAACCCAGACGACTCATGGACAAACTATCATCGGGCTCGGGCTCTTGACCTGCTTGGCGATCAGAAAGCTGCGCTTGCTGCCTTTGACCGAGCCATTGCGCTGAACCCAAAACCAGCATCGCCCTATGCCCTTCGCTGCAACTTGCGTGCAAGGCTAGGCGAGACCGACACGGCGATTTCAGACTGCGATCGCGCACTCGAAATAGACCCGAAATCCACGACGGCGCTGGATTCTCGTGGGCAAATCCTCGCCACCGAGCGGCGATATGATGAAGCTATACGGGATTTTACATCTGTCATCGACATCAAAGGTGGCGGACCCGCTTATCTGGCCCGTTGCGACGCCTACCAACAGAAAGGAGATCTCGAAAGCGCGCGCGCTGACTGTCGCAACGCCCTCGAGATTGATCCGAACGACGCAACCGCTCACGAGACGATGGCGGACGTCCTAGTGAAACTCGGTCTTTATAGCTCGGCGACTGATGAATACCGCCTGGCCATTGAGCTCGACCCCGACAACGCGGATCTGTATGTCGCGCGGGCCCATGCCTTCATCAAGACCGGTCGGCCGGAGATGGCGGTCGATGACGCAATGGAAGCCATCAAAATTGATCCGAATAACGCAACCGCCCACAACAATCTGGGTGCTGCGCTTGAGCAACTCGACAGAATCGATGAGGCGTTTGAAGAGTACGAAAGAGCTATCAAACTTGACCCTGGCGACTCCTTGCCGCTCATGAACCGTTCCGATGTTTATCGAAAGCGTGGAGAGCTTGACCTTGCCCTTGTCGATCTCGATCATGCGATCGGCATGGACTCCGACAATACAGACCTTCTCTTGTCGCGGGCATGGGTTTTCAGACTCAAAGATCAGTTTCAGCAGGCACTCGCAGACACTGACCGCGCCATAGCTATCGACGGGAACAATTCATGGGCCTACTTCGAACGCGGAGCCTCGCTCGAAGGTCTAGAGAGACCGGACGACGCTGCGGTCGCTTATGATCGAGCCATTGAGATCGATCCCGACTATGTGGCTGCACTTCGCAATCGCGGCAATCTCCGCGGCCGTCTCGGAGATCTCCCAGCGGCGTTGGCTGATCTAGACCTAGCAATAGCCAAGGATCCCGAAGATGGGACGGCCTACGCATTCCGCTGTTGGGCGCGATTCAGTGCATATCGTCACACCGAGGCGCTTGCTGACTGCGAGCATGCCATCACAATTGATCCAAATAACGCGGAGGCCCAATATGGCCGCGCGCTGACGCTGCTCAGCCTCGACCAATTCGAAGAAGCTTATGCCAGTGTTGACGATGCCATCCGGCTTGATCCCAATGCTCCTCAGCCCCGACTGCTGCGGTTGGTCTTGAGCATAATTATGGCGGACTGGACCACTGCCGGCTTCGACGCCATCCACCTCTTGACCGTCCGGACGGGAAATGTGGGGAAGGGCTGA
- a CDS encoding MFS transporter translates to MTESTAAPVSGGEAMADVDKTVRRNAIVLTVATAFGGSLMPIAVALAGLAGSYLLATDKSLATVPVTALTVGSALATLPAAALMAKIGRRYGFMAGSLPAVIGGIVTCLAILQSSFILFTFGCLLVGCSAAFVQQYRFAAVDGGSEVVRGKALGLVMGGGVLAAIVGPQTAIFTRDWFAPIPFAGAFLAIAALSLGNALVTSRLVDLQPAKGPVTEVPAEARSLREIARQPRFVAAVLCAMSSYALMSLVMTAAPLAMVGCGLTQDDAALGIQWHVLAMFAPSFFTGRLIARFGKDRIVIAGMALLSACAVVSMTGLSLTHFWGALVLLGIGWNFGFMGATAMLTETYLPQEKGKVQGLNDFLVFTTSALSSLAAGLLINGPGWSFINSIVFPVAILCLAALAWTTLIGSRRAG, encoded by the coding sequence GTGACCGAAAGCACTGCCGCGCCGGTTTCAGGGGGCGAGGCGATGGCCGATGTCGACAAGACGGTCCGCCGCAATGCGATCGTGCTGACCGTCGCGACGGCCTTTGGCGGATCGCTCATGCCTATCGCCGTCGCGCTCGCCGGTCTCGCCGGATCCTATCTGCTCGCCACCGACAAGTCCCTCGCCACCGTGCCGGTCACGGCGCTGACCGTCGGTTCCGCGCTGGCGACCTTACCGGCCGCGGCGTTGATGGCGAAGATCGGCCGGCGCTACGGATTCATGGCCGGATCGCTGCCGGCGGTGATCGGCGGTATCGTCACCTGTCTCGCGATCCTGCAAAGCTCCTTCATCCTGTTCACGTTCGGATGCCTGCTGGTCGGCTGCTCCGCCGCCTTTGTACAGCAATATCGCTTCGCGGCGGTGGATGGCGGCAGCGAAGTGGTGCGCGGCAAGGCGCTTGGCCTCGTCATGGGCGGCGGCGTGCTCGCCGCGATCGTCGGTCCTCAGACGGCGATCTTCACGAGGGACTGGTTCGCGCCGATCCCCTTTGCCGGCGCGTTCCTCGCCATCGCAGCGCTTTCGCTTGGCAATGCGCTGGTGACGTCCCGCCTCGTGGACCTGCAGCCGGCTAAAGGCCCGGTCACCGAAGTTCCGGCGGAAGCACGCTCGCTCCGGGAGATCGCGCGCCAGCCGCGTTTCGTCGCCGCCGTGCTCTGCGCGATGTCGTCCTATGCGCTGATGAGCCTCGTCATGACCGCCGCGCCGCTCGCCATGGTCGGCTGTGGCCTCACGCAGGACGACGCGGCGCTCGGCATCCAGTGGCACGTGCTCGCCATGTTCGCGCCGAGCTTCTTCACCGGCCGGCTGATCGCGCGGTTCGGCAAGGACAGGATCGTCATCGCCGGCATGGCGCTGCTCTCCGCCTGCGCGGTCGTGTCGATGACCGGGCTGTCGCTGACGCATTTCTGGGGCGCGCTGGTGCTTCTCGGAATCGGCTGGAACTTCGGCTTCATGGGCGCGACTGCCATGCTGACCGAAACCTACCTGCCGCAGGAAAAGGGCAAGGTGCAGGGCCTCAACGATTTCCTCGTCTTCACCACATCGGCCTTGAGCTCGCTCGCAGCCGGCCTGCTCATCAACGGACCCGGCTGGAGCTTCATCAACTCGATTGTCTTCCCCGTCGCCATCCTCTGCCTCGCGGCGCTGGCATGGACGACACTGATCGGGTCGCGACGGGCGGGGTAG
- a CDS encoding YceD family protein, with product MTADIVDFHRPFDTRRLGNDPIQESASASAAERDAIVAFLGIVGLERLDAQMSIESWSKDGVLIEGRLRATASQACVVTLEPVRQVIDEPFRLTFLPPGSRSAAPRTVAEAEVIVEFDKDDPPEDLNGPVLDLGPILVEQLVLALDPYPRAEGAKIDDPAASESGRQPSPFAALSRLKDK from the coding sequence ATGACAGCAGATATCGTTGATTTTCACCGACCCTTCGACACGCGACGCCTCGGAAACGATCCGATCCAGGAGAGCGCTTCGGCAAGCGCGGCCGAGCGGGACGCGATCGTGGCGTTTCTCGGCATCGTGGGCCTGGAACGGCTGGATGCGCAGATGAGCATCGAGAGTTGGTCCAAGGATGGGGTCCTGATCGAAGGGCGCTTGCGAGCGACTGCGTCGCAGGCCTGCGTCGTGACGCTGGAACCTGTGCGGCAAGTGATCGATGAGCCGTTCCGCTTAACCTTCCTTCCGCCAGGGTCGCGCTCGGCGGCCCCCCGCACGGTCGCGGAGGCCGAGGTGATCGTCGAGTTCGACAAGGACGACCCGCCGGAAGATCTCAACGGCCCCGTACTCGATCTGGGGCCGATATTGGTCGAGCAACTCGTGCTCGCCCTCGATCCCTATCCGCGAGCCGAGGGCGCCAAGATCGACGACCCGGCGGCGAGCGAGTCGGGGCGGCAGCCTTCGCCATTCGCGGCATTGTCGCGCCTCAAGGACAAATGA